The Salvia miltiorrhiza cultivar Shanhuang (shh) chromosome 1, IMPLAD_Smil_shh, whole genome shotgun sequence genome has a window encoding:
- the LOC130995311 gene encoding pyrophosphate--fructose 6-phosphate 1-phosphotransferase subunit alpha isoform X2: protein MDSDYGIARELSDLQKLRSLYEPQLPPCLQGTTVRVEFGDATTAADPTGSHTIKRSFPHTYGQRLAHFLRATAKVPDAQIITDHPAVRVGVVFCGRQSPGGHNVIWGLFEALKVHNPKSVLLGFLGGSEGLFAQKTLEISDEILATYKNQGGYDLLGRTKDQIRTTQQVNATLDACTTLKLDALVIIGGVTSNTDAAQLAETFAERKCPTKVVGIPVTLNGDLKNHFVETNVGFDTICKVNSQLISNVCTDALSAEKYYYFIRLMGRKASQVALECTLQSHPNMVILAEEVDASKLTLFDITKQLCDAVQARAEQDKYHGVVLLPEGLIESIPEVYALLQEIHSLLRKGVSADNISGQLSPWASALFEFLPPFIRNQLLLHPESDDSAQLSQIETEKLLAHLVETEMNKRLEEGTYKGKKFNAICHFFGYQARGSLPSKFDCDYAYVLGHIGYHIIAAGLNGYMATVNNLKNPVNKWRCGAAPITAMMTVRRYGNNPSILGQPALHPATVDLKGKAYQLLRQNATKFLMDDIYRNPGPLQFEGPGADARPVILCVEDQDYMGRIKELQEYLEKVRAIVKPGCSQDVVKAALSAMASVTDILSVMSSPSSS from the exons ATGGACTCCGATTATGGGATAGCAAGAGAACTCTCTGATCTACAGAAGCTCCGGTCGCTCTACGAACCTCAGCTCCCGCCCTGCCTCCAg GGAACTACAGTTCGTGTCGAGTTTGGTGATGCAACCACAGCTGCAGATCCCACTGGTTCTCACACCATTAAAAGGTCTTTTCCTCACACTTATGGTCAACGTTTAGCACACTTCCTCAGAGCTACGGCTAAGGTTCCTGATGCTCAAATAATCACTGATCACCCTGCAGTTCG GGTAGGAGTGGTGTTTTGTGGTAGACAATCTCCCGGAGGACATAATGTAATTTGGGGCCTTTTTGAAGCTCTAAAAGTGCACAATCCGAAAAGTGTGTTGCTCGGTTTTTTGG GTGGTTCTGAAGGTTTATTTGCTCAAAAAACTTTAGAGATCAGTGATGAGATTCTTGCAACCTACAAAAACCAAG GTGGTTATGATTTGTTGGGACGGACAAAAGATCAAATTAGAACAACTCAACAAGTCAATGCAACACTTGATGCATGCACAACTTTGAAGCTGGATGCTCTTGTCATTATTGGGG GTGTGACATCAAACACAGATGCTGCCCAACTTGCAGAAACATTTGCAGAAAGGAAGTGTCCAACAAAG GTTGTTGGTATTCCTGTTACTCTAAATGGAGATCTTAAAAACCATTTTGTTGAGACAAATGTAGGTTTTGACACAATTTGTAAG GTTAATTCCCAGCTCATCAGCAATGTGTGCACTGATGCACTCTCCGCAGAGAAG tattattattttataagacTCATGGGAAGAAAGGCATCTCAAGTTGCACTGGAGTGCACACTTCAGTCTCATCCCAATATG GTAATTCTTGCGGAAGAGGTGGATGCATCTAAGCTTACACTTTTTGACATCACCAAACAATTATGCGATGCTGTTCAAGCAAGGGCTGAACAAG ATAAATACCATGGTGTAGTTCTATTGCCTGAGGGGCTCATAGAAAGTATTCCTGAAGTATATGCTCTGTTGCAG GAAATTCATAGTTTACTCAGGAAAGGTGTCTCTGCTGACAATATTTCTGGTCAACTTTCACCATGGGCTTCTGCATTATTCGAATTCCTGCCTCCTTTTATTAGAAATCAG CTCCTTCTTCACCCAGAATCAGATGACTCTGCGCAGCTCTCTCAG ATTGAGACGGAAAAGCTCTTAGCTCATCTTGTTGAAACAGAAATGAATAAACGGCTG GAAGAAGGAACCTACAAGGGGAAGAAATTCAATGCAATTTGCCATTTCTTCGGTTATCAGGCTCGCGGATCACTGCCTTCCAAGTTTGATTGTGACTATGCttat GTGCTTGGTCATATCGGCTATCACATAATCGCTGCTGGGTTGAATGGTTATATGGCGACTGTTAACAACTTGAAGAACCCCGTGAATAAGTGGCGGTGTGGTGCTGCTCCTATCACA GCTATGATGACAGTGAGGCGGTATGGTAATAACCCCTCAATCCTTGGACAACCAGCCCTGCATCCTGCAACTGTCGATTTGAAGGGCAAGGCCTACCA GTTGCTGAGACAGAATGCAACCAAGTTCTTGATGGACGACATCTACAGAAACCCCGGCCCCCTTCAGTTTGAAGGCCCCGGTGCTGATGCCAGACCCGTGATCCTCTGCGTTGAAGATCAGGATTACATGGGACGCATCAAGGAACTGCAAGAATACCTCGAGAAG GTGCGAGCCATCGTTAAACCAGGTTGCTCTCAAGATGTTGTGAAAGCTGCTCTCTCAGCCATGG
- the LOC130995311 gene encoding pyrophosphate--fructose 6-phosphate 1-phosphotransferase subunit alpha isoform X1: protein MDSDYGIARELSDLQKLRSLYEPQLPPCLQGTTVRVEFGDATTAADPTGSHTIKRSFPHTYGQRLAHFLRATAKVPDAQIITDHPAVRVGVVFCGRQSPGGHNVIWGLFEALKVHNPKSVLLGFLGGSEGLFAQKTLEISDEILATYKNQGGYDLLGRTKDQIRTTQQVNATLDACTTLKLDALVIIGGVTSNTDAAQLAETFAERKCPTKVVGIPVTLNGDLKNHFVETNVGFDTICKVNSQLISNVCTDALSAEKYYYFIRLMGRKASQVALECTLQSHPNMVILAEEVDASKLTLFDITKQLCDAVQARAEQDKYHGVVLLPEGLIESIPEVYALLQEIHSLLRKGVSADNISGQLSPWASALFEFLPPFIRNQLLLHPESDDSAQLSQIETEKLLAHLVETEMNKRLEEGTYKGKKFNAICHFFGYQARGSLPSKFDCDYAYVLGHIGYHIIAAGLNGYMATVNNLKNPVNKWRCGAAPITAMMTVRRYGNNPSILGQPALHPATVDLKGKAYQLLRQNATKFLMDDIYRNPGPLQFEGPGADARPVILCVEDQDYMGRIKELQEYLEKVCAKIVMILVLLFFVQYYEQQSWLVLILQVRAIVKPGCSQDVVKAALSAMASVTDILSVMSSPSSS from the exons ATGGACTCCGATTATGGGATAGCAAGAGAACTCTCTGATCTACAGAAGCTCCGGTCGCTCTACGAACCTCAGCTCCCGCCCTGCCTCCAg GGAACTACAGTTCGTGTCGAGTTTGGTGATGCAACCACAGCTGCAGATCCCACTGGTTCTCACACCATTAAAAGGTCTTTTCCTCACACTTATGGTCAACGTTTAGCACACTTCCTCAGAGCTACGGCTAAGGTTCCTGATGCTCAAATAATCACTGATCACCCTGCAGTTCG GGTAGGAGTGGTGTTTTGTGGTAGACAATCTCCCGGAGGACATAATGTAATTTGGGGCCTTTTTGAAGCTCTAAAAGTGCACAATCCGAAAAGTGTGTTGCTCGGTTTTTTGG GTGGTTCTGAAGGTTTATTTGCTCAAAAAACTTTAGAGATCAGTGATGAGATTCTTGCAACCTACAAAAACCAAG GTGGTTATGATTTGTTGGGACGGACAAAAGATCAAATTAGAACAACTCAACAAGTCAATGCAACACTTGATGCATGCACAACTTTGAAGCTGGATGCTCTTGTCATTATTGGGG GTGTGACATCAAACACAGATGCTGCCCAACTTGCAGAAACATTTGCAGAAAGGAAGTGTCCAACAAAG GTTGTTGGTATTCCTGTTACTCTAAATGGAGATCTTAAAAACCATTTTGTTGAGACAAATGTAGGTTTTGACACAATTTGTAAG GTTAATTCCCAGCTCATCAGCAATGTGTGCACTGATGCACTCTCCGCAGAGAAG tattattattttataagacTCATGGGAAGAAAGGCATCTCAAGTTGCACTGGAGTGCACACTTCAGTCTCATCCCAATATG GTAATTCTTGCGGAAGAGGTGGATGCATCTAAGCTTACACTTTTTGACATCACCAAACAATTATGCGATGCTGTTCAAGCAAGGGCTGAACAAG ATAAATACCATGGTGTAGTTCTATTGCCTGAGGGGCTCATAGAAAGTATTCCTGAAGTATATGCTCTGTTGCAG GAAATTCATAGTTTACTCAGGAAAGGTGTCTCTGCTGACAATATTTCTGGTCAACTTTCACCATGGGCTTCTGCATTATTCGAATTCCTGCCTCCTTTTATTAGAAATCAG CTCCTTCTTCACCCAGAATCAGATGACTCTGCGCAGCTCTCTCAG ATTGAGACGGAAAAGCTCTTAGCTCATCTTGTTGAAACAGAAATGAATAAACGGCTG GAAGAAGGAACCTACAAGGGGAAGAAATTCAATGCAATTTGCCATTTCTTCGGTTATCAGGCTCGCGGATCACTGCCTTCCAAGTTTGATTGTGACTATGCttat GTGCTTGGTCATATCGGCTATCACATAATCGCTGCTGGGTTGAATGGTTATATGGCGACTGTTAACAACTTGAAGAACCCCGTGAATAAGTGGCGGTGTGGTGCTGCTCCTATCACA GCTATGATGACAGTGAGGCGGTATGGTAATAACCCCTCAATCCTTGGACAACCAGCCCTGCATCCTGCAACTGTCGATTTGAAGGGCAAGGCCTACCA GTTGCTGAGACAGAATGCAACCAAGTTCTTGATGGACGACATCTACAGAAACCCCGGCCCCCTTCAGTTTGAAGGCCCCGGTGCTGATGCCAGACCCGTGATCCTCTGCGTTGAAGATCAGGATTACATGGGACGCATCAAGGAACTGCAAGAATACCTCGAGAAGGTGTGTGCGAAAATTGTGATGATCCTCGTACTTCTATTTTTTGTGCAGTATTATGAACAACAGAGTTGGTTGGTTTTGATTCTACAGGTGCGAGCCATCGTTAAACCAGGTTGCTCTCAAGATGTTGTGAAAGCTGCTCTCTCAGCCATGG